Proteins encoded in a region of the Chryseobacterium piperi genome:
- the rplM gene encoding 50S ribosomal protein L13, which yields MNTLSYKTVSANKATANKEWVVVDAEGQPLGRLASQVAKILRGKHKTNFTPHVDCGDNVIVLNAGKITLSGNKWADKTYIWHTGYPGGQKSMTAAELQKKDSLKVLEKSVKGMLPKNRLGSALLKNLYLYEGTEHKHEAQQPKTININEFK from the coding sequence GTGAATACATTAAGTTACAAAACTGTTTCAGCGAACAAAGCTACTGCTAATAAAGAATGGGTTGTGGTAGACGCTGAAGGACAACCGTTGGGAAGACTAGCTTCTCAGGTTGCAAAGATTTTGAGAGGTAAGCACAAAACAAACTTTACACCCCACGTAGATTGTGGTGATAACGTTATTGTTTTGAATGCTGGGAAAATTACACTTTCCGGAAACAAGTGGGCTGATAAGACTTATATCTGGCATACAGGATATCCTGGAGGTCAAAAGTCTATGACTGCGGCTGAACTTCAAAAGAAAGATTCTTTAAAAGTATTAGAAAAATCTGTAAAAGGTATGTTACCTAAAAACAGATTAGGATCTGCTTTATTGAAGAACCTTTATTTATATGAAGGAACTGAGCACAAACATGAAGCTCAACAGCCTAAAACAATTAATATTAACGAATTTAAATAA
- the rpsI gene encoding 30S ribosomal protein S9, whose protein sequence is MSIVHKIGRRKTSVARVYVRPGAGNITVNGKDAKEYFSTDVMVYKLNQPFILSETVGQYDVTVNVFGGGNTGQAEAIRLGISRALCEINAEFRLALKPAGLLTRDARMVERKKPGQKKARKRFQFSKR, encoded by the coding sequence ATGTCTATAGTTCATAAAATCGGAAGAAGAAAGACTTCTGTAGCAAGAGTTTATGTAAGACCAGGTGCTGGTAATATTACAGTAAACGGTAAAGATGCTAAAGAATATTTCTCTACAGACGTAATGGTTTATAAATTAAACCAACCGTTCATCCTTTCTGAAACTGTTGGTCAGTATGACGTTACCGTAAATGTTTTCGGTGGTGGAAATACAGGTCAGGCAGAAGCTATCAGATTAGGTATTTCAAGAGCGTTATGTGAAATCAATGCTGAATTCAGATTAGCTTTAAAGCCTGCTGGTTTACTTACAAGAGATGCAAGAATGGTGGAAAGAAAGAAGCCAGGTCAGAAAAAAGCAAGAAAGAGATTCCAATTCTCAAAACGTTAA